In the genome of Parus major isolate Abel chromosome 2, Parus_major1.1, whole genome shotgun sequence, one region contains:
- the RALBP1 gene encoding ralA-binding protein 1 isoform X1, whose product MTECFLPPTSSPSEHRRVEHSGGLARTPSSEEISPTKFPGLYRTGEPSPPHDSLHEPPDIVSDDEKEHGKKKGKFKKKEKRTEGYAAFQEDSSGDEAESPSKLKRSKGIHVFKKPSFSKKKEKDFKIKEKPKDEKHKEEKHKEDKHKEKKSKDLTAADVVKQWKEKKKKKKPIQETEIPQVDVPSHRPVFGIPLSDAVDRTMMYDGIRLPAVFRECIDYVEKYGMKCEGIYRVSGIKSKVDELKAAYDREESPNLEEYEPNTVASLLKQYLRELPENLLTKELMPRFEDACGKSTEAEKIQECQRLLKELPECNHLLISWLIVHMDHVIAKELETKMNIQNISIVLSPTVQISNRVLYVFFTHVQEFFGNVTLKQVTKPLRWSNMATMPALPETQESIKEEIRRQEFLLNCLHRDLQAGIKDLSKEERLWEVQRILTALKRKLREAKRQECETKIAQEIASLSKEDVSKEEMNENEEVINILLAQENEILTEQEELLAMEQFLRRQIASEKEEIDRLRAEIAEIQSRQQHGRSETEEYSSESESESEDEEELQVILEDLQRQNEELEIKNNHLNQAIHEEREAIIELRVQLRLLQRAKSEQQGQEEEEPEKRGAVSQQQRDTVLETKAAKEQPKASKEQQVKPSPSKDRKETPI is encoded by the exons ATGACCGAGTGCTTCCTGCCTCCCACTAGCAGCCCCAGTGAACACCGTCGGGTAGAACACAGTGGGGGACTTGCTCGTACTCCCAGCTCTGAAGAAATCAGTCCTACAAAATTCCCTGGATTGTACCGTACCGGTGAGCCTTCACCACCTCACGACAGCTTACATGAGCCTCCAGATATAGTATCTGATGATGAAAAGGAGcatgggaagaagaaaggaaaatttaagaaaaaagaaaaaagaa CGGAAGGTTATGCTGCTTTTCAAGAGGACAGTTCTGGTGATGAAGCTGAAAGTCCTTCCAAGTTGAAGCGGTCCAAGGGAATACATGTCTTCAAGAAACCCAGCTTTTCcaaaaagaaggagaaggattttaaaataaaagagaagcccaaagatgaaaaacacaaggaagaaaaacataaggaagacaaacacaaagagaaaaaatcaaaagaCTTAACTGCAGCAGATGTTGTAAAACagtggaaagagaagaagaaaaagaaaaagccaattCAAGAGACAGAGATACCTCAAGTGGATGTTCCAAGTCACAGACCCGTGTTTGGCATTCCTTTGTCTGATGCAGTAGACAGGACCATGATGTATGATGGCATCCGCCTGCCAGCAGTTTTCCGTGAATGTATAGATTATGTAGAGAAGTATGGCATGAAATGTGAAGGCATCTACAGAGTTTCAG gaataaaatcaaaagttGACGAGTTGAAGGCAGCCTATGATCGCGAAGAATCTCCAAACCTGGAAGAATATGAGCCCAATACAGTTGCCAGCTTGCTCAAACAGTACCTACGGGAACTGCCTGAAAATCTGCTTACCAAAGAGCTCATGCCCCGCTTTGAAGATGCTTGTGGAAAGAGCACAGAAGCTGAGAAAATTCAGGAGTGCCAGAGGCTGCTGAAAGAGCTGCCAGAGTGTAACCATCTCCTGATTTCTTGGCTGATTGTGCATATGGACCATGTTATTGCAAAGgaactggaaacaaaaatgaacatCCAGAATATTTCAATAGTGCTCAGCCCTACTGTCCAG ATCAGCAACCGTGTCCTGTATGTGTTTTTCACACATGTTCAAGAGTTCTTTGGAAATGTGACCCTCAAGCAGGTGACAAAACCTCTTCGCTGGTCAAATATGGCAACAATGCCAGCACTTCCAGAAACACAAGAGAGCATCAAAGAAGAAATCAGGCGACAG GAGTTCCTTCTGAACTGTTTACACAGAGACTTGCAGGCAGGGATAAAAGACTTATCCAAAGAAGAGAGACTCTGGGAGGTGCAGAGAATCTTAACAGCTCTTAAGAGGAAACTAAGAGAAGCTAAGAGACAG GAGTGTGAAACAAAGATTGCACAAGAAATTGCTAGCCTTTCAAAGGAGGATGTCTCCAAAGAAGAAATGAATGAGAACGAAGAAGTTATAAATATTCTGCTTGCACAG GAGAATGAGATTTTAACAGAACAAGAAGAGCTGCTGGCCATGGAGCAGTTTCTGCGGAGACAGATCGCctctgagaaggaagaaatagatCGGCTCCGAGCAGAAATAGCTGAAATACAAAG TCGCCAGCAGCATGGCCGCAGTGAAACTGAGGAATACTCTTCTGAGAGTGAAAGTGAGAgtgaagatgaggaggagctgcaggtcaTCCTGGAGGATTTGCAGAGACAGAACGAGGAACTGGAG ATCAAGAACAATCACCTGAACCAAGCGATTCACGAGGAGCGTGAGGCCATCATTGAGCTGCGGGTGCAGCTCCGCCTGCTGCAGCGTGCAAAATCcgagcagcaggggcaggaggaagaggagccgGAAAAGCGCGGGGCCGtttctcagcagcagagagacACTGTCCTGGAGACAAAAGCAGCCAAAGAGCAGCCAAAAGCAAGCAAGGAGCAGCAAGTCAAGCCATCGCCAAgtaaagacaggaaagaaactCCAATTTGA
- the RALBP1 gene encoding ralA-binding protein 1 isoform X2, with protein MDIAIMTEGYAAFQEDSSGDEAESPSKLKRSKGIHVFKKPSFSKKKEKDFKIKEKPKDEKHKEEKHKEDKHKEKKSKDLTAADVVKQWKEKKKKKKPIQETEIPQVDVPSHRPVFGIPLSDAVDRTMMYDGIRLPAVFRECIDYVEKYGMKCEGIYRVSGIKSKVDELKAAYDREESPNLEEYEPNTVASLLKQYLRELPENLLTKELMPRFEDACGKSTEAEKIQECQRLLKELPECNHLLISWLIVHMDHVIAKELETKMNIQNISIVLSPTVQISNRVLYVFFTHVQEFFGNVTLKQVTKPLRWSNMATMPALPETQESIKEEIRRQEFLLNCLHRDLQAGIKDLSKEERLWEVQRILTALKRKLREAKRQECETKIAQEIASLSKEDVSKEEMNENEEVINILLAQENEILTEQEELLAMEQFLRRQIASEKEEIDRLRAEIAEIQSRQQHGRSETEEYSSESESESEDEEELQVILEDLQRQNEELEIKNNHLNQAIHEEREAIIELRVQLRLLQRAKSEQQGQEEEEPEKRGAVSQQQRDTVLETKAAKEQPKASKEQQVKPSPSKDRKETPI; from the exons ATGGACATTGCCATTATGA CGGAAGGTTATGCTGCTTTTCAAGAGGACAGTTCTGGTGATGAAGCTGAAAGTCCTTCCAAGTTGAAGCGGTCCAAGGGAATACATGTCTTCAAGAAACCCAGCTTTTCcaaaaagaaggagaaggattttaaaataaaagagaagcccaaagatgaaaaacacaaggaagaaaaacataaggaagacaaacacaaagagaaaaaatcaaaagaCTTAACTGCAGCAGATGTTGTAAAACagtggaaagagaagaagaaaaagaaaaagccaattCAAGAGACAGAGATACCTCAAGTGGATGTTCCAAGTCACAGACCCGTGTTTGGCATTCCTTTGTCTGATGCAGTAGACAGGACCATGATGTATGATGGCATCCGCCTGCCAGCAGTTTTCCGTGAATGTATAGATTATGTAGAGAAGTATGGCATGAAATGTGAAGGCATCTACAGAGTTTCAG gaataaaatcaaaagttGACGAGTTGAAGGCAGCCTATGATCGCGAAGAATCTCCAAACCTGGAAGAATATGAGCCCAATACAGTTGCCAGCTTGCTCAAACAGTACCTACGGGAACTGCCTGAAAATCTGCTTACCAAAGAGCTCATGCCCCGCTTTGAAGATGCTTGTGGAAAGAGCACAGAAGCTGAGAAAATTCAGGAGTGCCAGAGGCTGCTGAAAGAGCTGCCAGAGTGTAACCATCTCCTGATTTCTTGGCTGATTGTGCATATGGACCATGTTATTGCAAAGgaactggaaacaaaaatgaacatCCAGAATATTTCAATAGTGCTCAGCCCTACTGTCCAG ATCAGCAACCGTGTCCTGTATGTGTTTTTCACACATGTTCAAGAGTTCTTTGGAAATGTGACCCTCAAGCAGGTGACAAAACCTCTTCGCTGGTCAAATATGGCAACAATGCCAGCACTTCCAGAAACACAAGAGAGCATCAAAGAAGAAATCAGGCGACAG GAGTTCCTTCTGAACTGTTTACACAGAGACTTGCAGGCAGGGATAAAAGACTTATCCAAAGAAGAGAGACTCTGGGAGGTGCAGAGAATCTTAACAGCTCTTAAGAGGAAACTAAGAGAAGCTAAGAGACAG GAGTGTGAAACAAAGATTGCACAAGAAATTGCTAGCCTTTCAAAGGAGGATGTCTCCAAAGAAGAAATGAATGAGAACGAAGAAGTTATAAATATTCTGCTTGCACAG GAGAATGAGATTTTAACAGAACAAGAAGAGCTGCTGGCCATGGAGCAGTTTCTGCGGAGACAGATCGCctctgagaaggaagaaatagatCGGCTCCGAGCAGAAATAGCTGAAATACAAAG TCGCCAGCAGCATGGCCGCAGTGAAACTGAGGAATACTCTTCTGAGAGTGAAAGTGAGAgtgaagatgaggaggagctgcaggtcaTCCTGGAGGATTTGCAGAGACAGAACGAGGAACTGGAG ATCAAGAACAATCACCTGAACCAAGCGATTCACGAGGAGCGTGAGGCCATCATTGAGCTGCGGGTGCAGCTCCGCCTGCTGCAGCGTGCAAAATCcgagcagcaggggcaggaggaagaggagccgGAAAAGCGCGGGGCCGtttctcagcagcagagagacACTGTCCTGGAGACAAAAGCAGCCAAAGAGCAGCCAAAAGCAAGCAAGGAGCAGCAAGTCAAGCCATCGCCAAgtaaagacaggaaagaaactCCAATTTGA